A stretch of Miscanthus floridulus cultivar M001 chromosome 13, ASM1932011v1, whole genome shotgun sequence DNA encodes these proteins:
- the LOC136501660 gene encoding uncharacterized protein: protein MTQGEKFGQILALLSENSKGILELKAMMTEIKLAKEEIEAWKSEVDSRMADLESAVSTLGERVKHLTGSNILSANKGISIEQPAPEASKAEGTRMPDSAHLGSTLSGVASRPCGHRVEHGHRGNVFGVVYATLESSPVTGCGV, encoded by the exons ATGACGCAGGGGGAGAAGTTCGGCCAAATCCTCGCTCTCCTGAGCGAGAATTCGAAGGGGATTTTGGAGTTGAAGGCGATGATGACCGAGATCAAGCTGGCAAAAGAGGAGATCGAAGCTTGGAAATCGGAGGTGGACAGTCGGATGGCGGATTTGGAGAGCGCCGTCTCCACTCTCGGTGAGCGCGTCAAGCacctcaccggctccaatatcttGTCGGCGAACAAGGGAATCTCCATCGAGCAACCCGCGCCTGAAGCATCGAAGGCCGAGGGTACTAGGATGCCAGATTCTGCCCATCTAGGATCGACCCTGTCCGGGGTGGCGTCTAGGCCATGCGGCCACCGCGTTGAACATGGGCACCGGGGAAATGTGTTTGGGGTGGTGTATGCCACCCTGGAATCGTCCCCGGTCACAG GTTgtggagtctga